One window of the Clostridia bacterium genome contains the following:
- a CDS encoding DUF881 domain-containing protein, which yields MNIKNKGWYISLTLVFIVLGFLLSTQFQTQQKVLTALDAQRKEDLITVWKNLDDKNRVLQEEIQNLDAAYRDLLAQSEKETSALKTMTDDINKLRLVSGITPVTGPGITVTITGDAPLYFLDLVDLVNELWATGAEAISVNDHRITARTSIAEASDAFSFYITIDGERLLFPVIVKAIGDPHTLEKGLTFTGGLIDIWKTQYNIHPEVQQRQEIHIPAVKSVEPWIYARVVTPQ from the coding sequence ATGAATATTAAAAACAAAGGCTGGTATATCTCCCTCACTTTAGTATTTATTGTTCTCGGATTCTTGCTTTCTACCCAGTTTCAAACCCAACAAAAGGTACTGACGGCTTTGGACGCCCAGCGTAAGGAAGACCTTATTACGGTTTGGAAGAACCTGGACGACAAAAACCGTGTACTGCAGGAAGAAATCCAAAACCTGGATGCGGCCTACCGGGACCTGCTGGCTCAATCGGAGAAGGAAACTTCCGCTTTGAAGACCATGACGGATGACATCAACAAATTGCGGTTGGTCAGCGGCATTACCCCGGTTACCGGGCCGGGGATTACGGTCACGATTACCGGTGATGCGCCCCTGTATTTCCTCGACCTGGTGGACCTGGTGAATGAGCTCTGGGCCACCGGGGCGGAGGCTATCTCCGTCAATGATCACCGCATCACCGCTCGCACCAGCATCGCGGAAGCCAGCGACGCCTTTTCCTTTTACATTACCATCGACGGGGAAAGACTGCTCTTTCCGGTCATCGTCAAAGCCATCGGCGACCCCCATACCCTGGAAAAAGGACTTACATTCACCGGCGGGCTCATCGATATCTGGAAAACCCAGTACAACATCCACCCGGAAGTACAGCAAAGACAGGAAATCCACATCCCGGCGGTTAAGTCCGTGGAGCCCTGGATTTACGCCCGGGTAGTCACGCCCCAATAA
- a CDS encoding isomerizing glutamine--fructose-6-phosphate transaminase — translation MTMTKETMAADKGGYPHFMLKEIMEQPAVVERTLAAAVASVEEVQWHGDLARLDLAKYEKALVVACGTAYHAGLVGKHFIEKTARIPVQAELAAEFRYADPFVDEDTLVLVISQSGETGDTLAAMRKAKEQGGTILAITNVPGSTIAREAHYVVNTVAGKEVAIASTKAYLAQIVTLYLTGVQLATAKGRITPQEGAGYLRALAGMPRMLADILAMREGYRSVAERLAKSAHAFYLGRGLDAAVAMEGSLKLKETTYIHAEAYSAGEFRHGPMALIEEGVPAIVLATQPELAQPNKAIVEELKSRGAWVIAVTMAGEESVPSLCDDAIVLPKTLPELAPVLAVVPLQLIAYYTACAKGLAVDTPRNLVKSVKDAH, via the coding sequence ATGACGATGACAAAGGAAACCATGGCAGCGGATAAAGGCGGCTATCCCCATTTCATGCTCAAGGAAATCATGGAACAGCCGGCAGTCGTGGAGCGGACACTGGCGGCCGCCGTCGCTTCGGTGGAAGAGGTCCAATGGCATGGGGACTTGGCCCGGTTGGACCTGGCCAAGTACGAGAAAGCTCTGGTGGTAGCCTGCGGCACCGCCTATCATGCCGGGCTGGTGGGAAAACACTTTATCGAAAAGACCGCCCGCATCCCGGTGCAGGCGGAGCTGGCGGCGGAGTTTCGCTATGCCGATCCTTTTGTGGATGAGGACACCCTGGTGCTGGTTATCAGCCAATCCGGCGAAACCGGGGATACCCTGGCCGCCATGCGGAAAGCAAAAGAGCAGGGCGGCACCATCCTGGCCATCACCAATGTGCCCGGCAGCACCATTGCCCGGGAAGCCCATTACGTGGTCAACACCGTGGCCGGGAAGGAAGTGGCCATCGCCTCCACTAAGGCTTACCTGGCCCAGATAGTCACTCTCTACCTCACCGGTGTGCAGCTTGCCACGGCCAAGGGAAGAATCACTCCTCAAGAAGGAGCCGGGTACCTTAGGGCTTTAGCCGGTATGCCCCGGATGCTGGCGGATATCCTAGCCATGCGGGAAGGATACCGGTCCGTGGCGGAGAGATTAGCTAAAAGCGCCCATGCCTTTTATTTAGGACGGGGCCTGGATGCGGCCGTCGCCATGGAAGGCTCTTTAAAACTGAAAGAGACCACCTATATCCACGCCGAAGCCTATTCCGCCGGGGAGTTCCGCCACGGGCCCATGGCCCTCATCGAAGAAGGCGTGCCGGCCATTGTGCTGGCCACCCAGCCGGAACTCGCGCAGCCCAATAAAGCCATTGTGGAAGAACTGAAATCCCGCGGGGCCTGGGTCATTGCCGTGACCATGGCCGGCGAGGAATCAGTCCCATCCCTGTGTGACGATGCCATCGTACTGCCGAAAACATTGCCGGAATTGGCTCCGGTGCTGGCGGTGGTGCCTCTCCAGCTGATCGCTTATTACACCGCTTGCGCCAAGGGCCTGGCAGTGGACACCCCCAGGAACCTGGTGAAGAGCGTTAAAGATGCCCACTAG
- a CDS encoding DUF881 domain-containing protein, whose product MSRKWQFALTVLSVAAGIILISLIMTYQAHRGEAAESPNADLIEIINRLEEETLTLEELIEQKRDRNDQIRERQIHDVDQLAGLQTELEWLRRMTGLTQVSGPGIVVTLDDNEAMAAAAKASDPLTFDPNKYIIHDKDLLYLVNDLKAGGAEAISINNQRITTPSDIRCVGTVILVNSMRLAPPYEIRAIGDPEILTYHVTNGQTYPWLKNRDFPVSIVQEENILIPTYKGSLSASHLQEVKGEEETDEY is encoded by the coding sequence ATGTCCAGGAAATGGCAGTTTGCGTTGACGGTACTATCAGTGGCAGCTGGTATTATCCTTATATCATTAATAATGACCTATCAAGCCCACCGCGGCGAGGCGGCGGAAAGCCCTAACGCTGATTTGATTGAAATCATCAACCGGCTGGAAGAGGAAACCCTGACCCTGGAAGAACTCATTGAACAGAAAAGGGACAGGAATGACCAGATCCGGGAGCGGCAGATCCATGACGTGGACCAGCTGGCCGGCTTGCAAACGGAGCTGGAATGGCTGCGCCGGATGACCGGCCTCACCCAGGTGAGCGGCCCCGGTATCGTGGTCACCCTGGACGACAATGAAGCCATGGCTGCTGCCGCCAAGGCGTCTGATCCCCTTACTTTTGATCCTAATAAATATATTATCCATGACAAGGACCTGCTCTACCTGGTCAACGACTTAAAAGCCGGCGGTGCCGAAGCCATCTCCATCAACAACCAGAGAATCACTACCCCCAGTGATATCCGCTGTGTGGGCACCGTCATCCTGGTCAATTCCATGCGCCTGGCCCCGCCCTATGAAATCAGGGCCATCGGCGATCCGGAAATCCTGACGTATCACGTGACCAACGGGCAAACTTATCCCTGGCTGAAAAACCGGGATTTCCCGGTCAGTATCGTGCAGGAAGAAAACATCCTCATCCCCACTTACAAGGGTAGTTTGTCCGCCAGTCACTTGCAGGAAGTCAAGGGGGAGGAGGAAACCGATGAATATTAA
- a CDS encoding hydrogenase maturation protease: MCSKNSEANKILVLGVGNVLLQDEGFGVHLVREMAAMEWPPQVEFIDGGTAGMELIHLFEDAALLIVVDSLNAQVEPGSVFKFQVGDVADLPKKIKTSFHDIGLLEVLQVAGILGCLPETIIYGVQPKTVDWGLELTPELSEVKSKVMSLIAEDIAARTR; the protein is encoded by the coding sequence ATGTGCAGCAAAAACAGTGAGGCAAACAAAATCCTTGTGTTAGGCGTAGGCAACGTCCTTTTGCAGGATGAAGGTTTCGGGGTACACCTGGTGCGGGAAATGGCCGCCATGGAATGGCCCCCGCAAGTAGAATTTATCGACGGGGGCACGGCCGGCATGGAACTGATCCACCTGTTTGAAGATGCTGCTTTGTTGATCGTGGTGGACAGCCTTAACGCCCAGGTGGAACCGGGGAGCGTTTTCAAATTTCAGGTGGGGGATGTGGCCGATTTGCCGAAGAAGATTAAAACATCTTTTCATGATATCGGGTTGCTGGAGGTCTTGCAGGTAGCCGGCATCCTCGGCTGCCTGCCGGAAACAATTATTTACGGCGTCCAGCCCAAGACCGTGGACTGGGGTTTGGAGCTGACGCCGGAACTGAGCGAGGTCAAAAGCAAGGTCATGTCTTTGATTGCGGAGGACATAGCCGCCAGGACCAGGTGA
- a CDS encoding Ni/Fe-hydrogenase, b-type cytochrome subunit yields the protein MSSQEQFHWPQRLAHLINLIAIVLLIFTGFYIYYPFAAGLMGAARYFHYIAAFVLILNMVWRVYYAFFGKYRDYYEYKPELGKILRVVKYYCFMGEAPAARGRYNALQKLAYLSIPFLVMYQACTGMALAMPDRLAGFIEALGGMANVRALHYFGTWLFICFVLIHLYMVFSEKPYQVMVMFLGKEPGQQKPLMKQAGSHVQQKQ from the coding sequence ATGAGCAGTCAGGAACAATTTCACTGGCCCCAACGATTAGCCCACTTAATCAACCTGATCGCCATTGTCCTCTTGATCTTTACCGGTTTTTACATCTACTATCCCTTTGCGGCCGGGTTGATGGGGGCGGCTCGTTATTTCCATTATATTGCGGCCTTTGTGCTGATCCTGAATATGGTCTGGCGGGTCTACTATGCCTTTTTCGGCAAATACCGGGATTACTATGAATACAAACCGGAACTGGGCAAGATCCTGCGCGTGGTCAAGTATTACTGCTTTATGGGGGAAGCCCCGGCTGCCAGGGGCAGGTACAATGCCCTGCAAAAACTGGCTTACCTGAGCATTCCCTTTCTGGTCATGTACCAGGCCTGTACCGGTATGGCCCTGGCCATGCCGGACCGGCTGGCCGGGTTCATCGAAGCCCTGGGAGGCATGGCCAACGTGCGAGCCCTGCATTATTTTGGGACTTGGCTCTTTATCTGCTTTGTCCTAATCCATCTCTACATGGTGTTTTCGGAAAAACCTTACCAGGTGATGGTGATGTTCCTGGGTAAGGAACCAGGTCAACAAAAACCGTTGATGAAGCAGGCAGGTTCCCATGTGCAGCAAAAACAGTGA
- a CDS encoding phosphoglucosamine mutase: MGKLFGTDGVRGVANRDLSPELAYRLGRAGAYVLALRDKNPAGIVIGKDTRISGDMLEAALVAGICSVGVDVYRLGVMPTPGVAYLTKALNKAAGAVISASHNPFGDNGIKFLGPQGLKLPDEVEAEIEGLVLNNRELPYPTGERIGRVYDVGNSRDLYGAYAKSLFKGSLEGLRIVVDCSNGAASAITPRVLTELGAEVVTIFAEPNGVNINEGCGSTHPETLQQRVVAEKAHLGLAHDGDADRLLAVDEKGNLVDGDQIMVITALAHKAQGKLEQNKVVVTVMSNLGLHKAMQKAGIEVLETKVGDRYVLEKMMETGAVIGGEQSGHIIYIKQNNTGDGLITALNLLQVMVDTQKPLSELAAQMERYPQVLVNVTVADKEKVLQSQQVQDAVQAAKAQLQDRGRILVRPSGTEPKIRLMAEGPDEEELKSIVDALAKVVKEAE, translated from the coding sequence ATGGGAAAACTTTTTGGCACCGACGGAGTGCGAGGCGTGGCCAACCGGGACTTGAGCCCTGAATTGGCCTACCGTCTAGGCCGGGCCGGGGCTTACGTGCTGGCTTTACGAGATAAAAACCCAGCCGGGATCGTGATCGGCAAGGACACCCGCATTTCCGGGGATATGCTGGAAGCAGCGCTGGTGGCCGGCATTTGTTCCGTAGGGGTGGATGTCTATCGTTTAGGTGTCATGCCCACCCCCGGGGTGGCGTATCTGACCAAAGCCCTCAATAAGGCGGCGGGAGCCGTGATTTCTGCATCCCACAATCCCTTTGGAGACAACGGCATTAAATTCCTTGGACCCCAAGGTCTCAAACTGCCCGATGAAGTGGAGGCGGAAATTGAAGGGCTGGTGTTAAACAACCGGGAGCTGCCCTATCCTACCGGCGAGCGAATCGGCCGGGTATATGACGTGGGCAACAGCCGTGATCTCTACGGCGCATATGCTAAGAGCTTGTTTAAAGGCTCCCTCGAAGGACTGAGAATAGTGGTGGACTGCTCAAACGGGGCCGCTTCTGCCATTACCCCGCGGGTTTTAACGGAACTGGGGGCGGAAGTGGTGACCATTTTTGCCGAGCCTAACGGGGTTAATATTAACGAGGGCTGCGGTTCCACCCATCCGGAGACTCTGCAGCAAAGAGTAGTCGCGGAAAAAGCCCATCTCGGTCTAGCCCATGACGGTGATGCGGATCGCCTGCTGGCCGTGGATGAGAAGGGCAACCTGGTGGACGGGGACCAGATCATGGTCATCACCGCCTTGGCTCACAAGGCCCAGGGCAAGCTGGAGCAAAACAAAGTGGTAGTGACGGTGATGAGCAACCTGGGCTTGCACAAAGCCATGCAAAAGGCCGGCATCGAGGTTTTGGAAACCAAAGTAGGCGACCGGTATGTGCTGGAAAAGATGATGGAAACCGGGGCTGTCATCGGCGGGGAACAATCAGGCCATATCATTTATATCAAGCAGAATAACACGGGCGATGGCCTCATCACTGCCTTGAATCTGTTACAGGTGATGGTGGATACCCAAAAACCCCTATCGGAACTGGCGGCCCAAATGGAGCGTTACCCGCAGGTGCTGGTCAACGTAACCGTGGCTGACAAAGAAAAAGTGCTGCAATCGCAGCAAGTGCAGGACGCCGTCCAAGCAGCCAAGGCACAGCTGCAAGATCGGGGCCGGATCCTGGTGAGACCTTCCGGTACCGAACCCAAGATCAGGCTCATGGCGGAAGGCCCTGACGAAGAGGAACTGAAAAGCATTGTCGATGCACTGGCCAAGGTAGTTAAGGAGGCAGAATAG
- a CDS encoding TIGR00159 family protein, with protein MNLLQILPSFNFIDLIRVAVDITVVAFVLYRFIMLIRGTRAVQLIKGLAILFAASFLAEILGLTTIDWILEQVRLALVVALPIVFQPELRRALEQLGRGKFFARPLSFLGEEDMSRLISEVLRATQVLVKLQYGALIVIERETGINDYIETGVTLDSVVSAELLINIFVPNTPLHDGAAVIRGDRVAAAGCFLPLSDSPYLSKQLGTRHRAALGISENSDAIAIVVSEETGTVSLAQDGKLVRFLDEKKLREMLEEALLIKPNAQTGYFWQKRW; from the coding sequence TTGAATTTATTGCAAATCCTGCCCTCCTTTAATTTCATCGATCTCATTCGCGTGGCCGTGGACATAACAGTGGTGGCCTTTGTGCTCTACCGTTTTATTATGCTCATCCGCGGCACCAGGGCAGTCCAGCTGATCAAGGGATTGGCCATCCTTTTTGCTGCTTCCTTCCTGGCAGAGATCCTGGGGCTGACCACCATCGATTGGATCTTGGAACAGGTGCGGTTGGCTTTAGTGGTGGCCCTGCCCATCGTGTTCCAACCGGAGCTGAGGAGAGCTTTGGAACAGCTCGGACGCGGTAAGTTTTTTGCCCGTCCCTTGTCGTTTTTAGGTGAAGAAGATATGTCGCGGCTGATCAGTGAAGTGCTGCGGGCCACTCAAGTCCTGGTGAAATTGCAATACGGGGCTTTAATTGTCATCGAACGGGAAACGGGCATCAACGATTATATTGAAACGGGAGTAACCCTAGACAGTGTCGTCTCGGCTGAACTCCTGATCAATATCTTTGTCCCCAATACCCCCCTCCACGACGGGGCCGCCGTCATCCGGGGGGACCGGGTCGCTGCCGCCGGGTGTTTCCTGCCTTTAAGCGACAGCCCTTACCTGAGTAAACAATTAGGTACCCGGCACCGGGCTGCGCTGGGGATTTCCGAGAATTCCGACGCTATCGCCATTGTGGTTTCCGAGGAGACAGGCACCGTGTCCCTGGCCCAGGACGGGAAGCTGGTGCGGTTCCTGGATGAGAAAAAGCTGAGAGAAATGCTGGAAGAAGCACTGCTGATCAAACCTAATGCCCAAACAGGCTATTTCTGGCAAAAGAGGTGGTAG